The following are from one region of the Ochotona princeps isolate mOchPri1 chromosome 4, mOchPri1.hap1, whole genome shotgun sequence genome:
- the LOC101531110 gene encoding olfactory receptor 51I1, producing the protein MLGLNGTPFQPATLLLTGIPGMQTGQAWVALVFCILYLISIVGNLSILALVVREPALHQPMYYFLSMLSLNDLGVSLSTLPTVLATFCFNYPQIGFDACLVQMFFIHTFSFMESGILLAMSFDRFVAICDPLHYATVLTNSRILTMGLGILTKSFTTLFPFPFLVKRLPFCKGNVLHHSYCLHPDLMKVACGDIHVNNIYGLFVVIFTYGVDSTFILLSYALILRAVLAIASQEQRLKALNTCMSHICAVLAFYVPIIAVSMIHRFWKSAPPVVHVMMSNVYLFVPPMLNPIIYSVKTKEIQRGILKVFHKSQD; encoded by the coding sequence ATGCTGGGCCTCAATGGCACCCCTTTCCAGCCAGCAACACTCCTGCTGACAGGCATTCCTGGGATGCAGACAGGCCAAGCGTGGGTTGCTCTAGTTTTCTGCATCCTCTACCTGATCTCCATTGTAGGCAACCTCAGCATCCTTGCTTTGGTGGTTCGAGAACCTGCTCTGCACCAGCCCATGTACTACTTTCTCTCGATGCTCTCTCTCAACGATCTGGGTGTTTCCCTTTCCACTCTTCCCACTGTACTTGCAACCTTCTGCTTCAACTATCCTCAGATTGGCTTTGATGCCTGCCTGGTGCAAATGTTTTTTATTCACACATTCTCTTTCATGGAATCAGGCATCCTACTGGCTATGAGCTTTGATCGTTTTGTGGCTATTTGTGATCCACTGCATTATGCTACTGTTCTTACCAACAGCCGGATCTTGACTATGGGACTGGGCATCCTTACCAAGAGTTTCACCACTCTTttcccttttccatttcttgtgaAAAGACTTCCTTTCTGCAAGGGCAATGTTTTACACCACTCATACTGCCTCCATCCAGACCTCATGAAAGTGGCATGTGGAGATATCCATGTTAACAATATTTATGGGCTCTTTGTGGTGATTTTCACTTATGGTGTGGATTCAACTTTCATCCTACTTTCCTATGCATTGATTTTGAGAGCTGTGCTGGCCATCGCATCCCAGGAGCAGagactcaaggcactcaacaccTGCATGTCACACATCTGTGCAGTGCTGGCCTTCTATGTGCCCATCATTGCTGTCTCCATGATCCACCGCTTCTGGAAAAGTGCTCCACCTGTTGTTCACGTCATGATGTCCAATGTCTACCTATTTGTGCCTCCCATGCTCAACCCCATCATCTACAGTGTGAAGACTAAGGAGATCCAAAGAGGGATTCTCAAAGTTTTTCATAAATCTCAGGACTGA